Proteins from one Calditrichota bacterium genomic window:
- a CDS encoding fumarylacetoacetate hydrolase family protein, producing the protein MNKILFDDGREFNPSKIVAVGRNYSEHIKEMHSEKTKQPVLFLKPNSALCNLEAPLSIPQNMGEVHHEIELALSISEDCSNISENEAMRFIAGYGIALDLTLRDIQSEAKKKGLPWAVAKGFDNSCPISKFVALEVSDAQNLEISLIKNGTQMQRGNTNQMIFKVAELISYISSIFSLKQGDIVLTGTPAGVGPLQSGDILQCQIEKIGSLKTKVL; encoded by the coding sequence ATGAATAAAATACTCTTTGATGATGGGCGTGAGTTTAATCCAAGTAAAATTGTGGCTGTTGGCCGCAACTATTCTGAACATATCAAGGAAATGCATTCGGAAAAAACTAAACAGCCAGTGCTTTTCTTAAAACCAAATAGTGCTTTATGTAACCTTGAAGCCCCGCTTTCAATTCCTCAGAATATGGGTGAGGTTCACCATGAAATTGAACTGGCCCTCAGTATAAGTGAGGACTGTAGCAATATTTCTGAAAATGAAGCAATGCGTTTTATTGCCGGCTATGGTATCGCCTTAGATTTGACTTTACGCGATATTCAATCTGAAGCAAAAAAGAAAGGTCTGCCCTGGGCTGTGGCAAAAGGTTTTGATAATTCCTGCCCAATCTCAAAGTTTGTTGCACTGGAAGTTAGTGATGCACAAAACCTGGAAATTTCGCTGATAAAAAATGGCACACAAATGCAAAGGGGTAATACGAATCAAATGATCTTTAAAGTTGCAGAATTGATAAGTTATATCTCTTCGATATTCTCCTTAAAACAGGGTGATATAGTTTTAACCGGTACTCCGGCTGGTGTTGGCCCTTTACAAAGTGGTGACATACTTCAATGTCAAATAGAAAAAATTGGATCTTTAAAAACAAAGGTTTTGTAA
- the mazG gene encoding nucleoside triphosphate pyrophosphohydrolase — MKEMERLLGIMKDIRQNCPWDAKQTHDSLKRYLLEEAYETIEVIDQKNMDSLKSELGDILLQIVFHSEIASENNSFTFKDVVNAISDKMVERHPHVFQENGKVTAEEVQENWEKNKHKKEKRESILSGIPIYLPALLKAQRLQDKASSIGFDWDEINDVIKKLEEEVSEFKVAVKENNSLNIEKEFGDILFTLVNISRFTNVISEDALHKTNTKFIKRFNFIEKQFNNNPEKMSAASMKELDTLWEKSKDFD; from the coding sequence ATGAAAGAAATGGAACGCCTCCTCGGCATAATGAAAGATATCAGGCAAAATTGTCCCTGGGATGCCAAACAAACCCATGACAGCCTGAAAAGATATTTGCTGGAAGAAGCTTATGAAACCATCGAAGTAATTGATCAAAAAAACATGGATAGCTTGAAAAGTGAGTTAGGCGATATTTTGCTGCAGATTGTATTTCATAGTGAAATTGCTTCTGAAAACAATTCATTTACTTTTAAGGATGTTGTTAATGCAATTTCGGATAAAATGGTCGAGCGACATCCACATGTTTTTCAAGAAAACGGAAAAGTAACCGCAGAGGAGGTTCAGGAAAACTGGGAAAAAAATAAACACAAAAAAGAAAAACGAGAATCTATTCTTAGCGGGATTCCAATCTATTTGCCAGCTTTATTAAAAGCACAACGCCTGCAAGATAAAGCATCATCAATTGGGTTTGACTGGGATGAAATAAATGATGTTATTAAAAAGCTGGAAGAAGAGGTCTCAGAGTTCAAAGTAGCCGTCAAAGAAAACAACTCTTTAAATATTGAAAAAGAGTTTGGCGATATCCTGTTTACTCTTGTAAATATTTCACGATTTACAAATGTAATTTCAGAAGATGCACTCCATAAAACTAACACCAAATTCATTAAAAGATTTAATTTTATAGAAAAACAATTCAACAACAATCCTGAAAAAATGTCTGCTGCTTCGATGAAAGAACTGGATACACTTTGGGAAAAAAGTAAGGATTTCGATTAA
- a CDS encoding homoserine dehydrogenase, with amino-acid sequence MSERKKITFALLGFGKLGQGFYKAWMKKKEKIREQTGFELILKRILVKNEHFKRPKEIDKKVFTTDINVILKDRTLKVAIDAIGDIEPTFSIIKKIISRKINIISANRVLLATKMHQLSDLANENEIHFLTEPSLGGGIPVSDILQRDLIANKITELHGIVSGVSNFLLNKMTDNQVSLQSVLRDPDIPKMAESISIVDYEGSDAAMKVAILAATAFGIDISYLHIYAEGISSISLQDIRWADQFGYEIKLLAIMRDHSDCFEARVHPALVRKDHAMISVKGEYNAYYIKTDLLGEYMVYGLGVGTSPTSSLILRDLVEVGNRIYNNPRRQRFQFNWNNKRVLDINEIRTSYYLRFPCVDRPGVMGEVTTIIGTHKINITSAHAETGKYNGKIVGYVHIFLGNTEESEIKAAIEEIKKLQLVQGDIKFFRILEDE; translated from the coding sequence ATGTCAGAGCGTAAAAAAATAACTTTTGCACTTCTCGGATTTGGAAAACTGGGTCAGGGATTTTATAAAGCATGGATGAAAAAAAAGGAAAAGATAAGAGAGCAAACAGGATTTGAGCTGATACTAAAAAGAATCCTGGTAAAAAATGAACATTTTAAACGCCCTAAAGAAATTGACAAAAAAGTATTTACGACCGATATAAATGTCATTCTTAAAGACCGCACTTTAAAAGTTGCTATCGATGCAATCGGAGACATCGAGCCAACGTTCTCAATAATCAAAAAAATTATTTCAAGAAAAATCAATATCATTTCTGCCAACCGGGTTTTATTGGCAACCAAAATGCATCAGTTATCCGATTTGGCAAATGAGAACGAGATACACTTTTTAACCGAGCCATCTCTTGGCGGAGGAATTCCTGTTTCAGATATTCTGCAGCGTGATTTAATTGCCAACAAAATAACCGAACTGCATGGAATTGTTAGCGGTGTTTCAAATTTTCTTCTAAACAAAATGACAGACAATCAAGTTTCCCTTCAAAGTGTGCTCCGTGATCCCGATATTCCAAAAATGGCTGAATCAATTTCCATTGTTGATTATGAGGGATCGGATGCTGCTATGAAAGTAGCAATCCTTGCGGCAACAGCATTTGGAATCGATATTAGCTATTTGCACATTTACGCTGAAGGGATTTCCAGTATTTCACTTCAGGATATAAGGTGGGCCGATCAGTTTGGCTACGAAATAAAACTTCTTGCCATAATGCGCGATCATAGCGATTGCTTTGAAGCAAGGGTTCATCCAGCCTTAGTTCGAAAAGACCATGCTATGATTTCGGTAAAAGGCGAGTATAATGCATACTACATTAAAACAGACTTACTTGGTGAATATATGGTTTACGGGCTTGGTGTTGGTACCAGCCCAACCAGCAGCTTAATCTTGCGAGATTTGGTGGAAGTTGGAAATCGCATTTATAACAATCCGCGCAGACAGAGGTTTCAGTTTAACTGGAATAATAAGCGTGTGTTGGATATCAATGAAATCAGGACTTCGTATTATCTGCGTTTTCCATGTGTGGACAGACCCGGTGTTATGGGAGAAGTGACCACAATAATCGGGACACATAAAATAAATATAACATCGGCCCATGCTGAAACAGGTAAATATAATGGTAAGATTGTAGGCTATGTACATATTTTTCTTGGCAATACTGAAGAGAGTGAGATAAAGGCAGCTATTGAAGAAATAAAGAAACTACAACTGGTACAAGGTGATATTAAGTTTTTCAGGATTTTGGAAGATGAATAA
- a CDS encoding HAMP domain-containing histidine kinase translates to MPIVNDYIQSCKNINLPQELSKTTYNFITKHFPEIKLGLMMHQPKPDALSLVESNLPEGFDYWLELLTKVSNPISKIGPFDENGHIFCFSGKDFVHEPVCIFIFKKEINESVSNILNIWQSLYGILKETNLNTQRKAVNEYGNLISQLLHDVQSLMEVKADCHQNELLLNKLEYQKKLNKGLLFFIRDFDLFKSEIEIEQLIKDSLKMIKLNEKQFHINIQNPGLTVALDVELFAEAFNQIIQNAVEAVESNLSKLSLNVHTIKSNSPFLATNWIVFEVNDQGKGISDDFIPYVTKPFFTTQKYLDKCGFGLANTKKIIEGHNGFLEISSQNGTQVKIIIPQN, encoded by the coding sequence ATGCCAATTGTAAACGATTATATTCAATCATGTAAAAATATCAATTTACCGCAGGAGTTATCAAAAACTACATACAATTTTATTACTAAACATTTTCCGGAAATAAAACTTGGTTTAATGATGCATCAACCAAAACCTGATGCATTAAGTTTAGTAGAATCTAACTTACCGGAGGGTTTTGATTATTGGTTAGAATTATTAACAAAAGTATCTAACCCAATTAGTAAAATTGGTCCTTTTGATGAGAATGGGCATATTTTTTGTTTTTCCGGGAAAGATTTTGTCCATGAGCCTGTATGTATTTTTATTTTCAAAAAAGAAATAAACGAGTCTGTCAGTAATATCTTAAATATCTGGCAGTCTTTGTATGGAATATTAAAGGAAACAAATCTAAATACACAAAGAAAAGCTGTAAATGAATATGGAAACTTAATTTCCCAATTACTGCATGATGTTCAGTCTTTGATGGAAGTTAAAGCCGACTGCCATCAAAATGAATTGCTTTTAAATAAACTGGAATATCAAAAAAAACTAAATAAAGGCCTTTTATTTTTCATTAGAGACTTCGATTTATTTAAATCCGAAATTGAAATTGAGCAGCTCATTAAAGATTCTTTAAAAATGATCAAGCTAAATGAAAAACAATTCCATATTAATATTCAGAACCCTGGCTTAACCGTTGCCCTTGATGTTGAACTTTTTGCAGAAGCTTTTAATCAAATAATTCAAAATGCGGTTGAAGCAGTCGAATCAAACCTCTCTAAACTTAGCTTGAATGTACATACAATAAAATCCAATTCACCCTTTTTAGCAACAAATTGGATCGTTTTTGAGGTAAATGATCAGGGAAAAGGTATTTCGGATGATTTTATTCCATACGTCACCAAACCCTTTTTTACGACACAAAAATATTTAGACAAATGTGGGTTTGGCCTGGCAAATACAAAGAAAATTATTGAAGGACATAACGGATTTTTAGAAATAAGTTCTCAGAATGGAACACAAGTCAAAATAATTATACCCCAAAACTAA
- a CDS encoding threonylcarbamoyl-AMP synthase — protein MAAEIITVYVETPHQRTINRVVDVLKKGGVIVYPTDTIYGLGADLYNKKAMEKILRIKKQTTTKPLSFILPDLKDISTYANVPDYAYKIMRRVTPGQYTFVLNATKEVPKLLLHKRKTVGIRIPDATFALKIVEELGHPILSTSVPQGDDEGYHTDPIEIAEKYGNEIDLILDAGVMFNNPSTIVSFTDDGPEIIREGAGDIESLNY, from the coding sequence ATGGCTGCAGAAATTATAACTGTTTATGTGGAAACACCGCATCAAAGAACAATTAACAGGGTTGTTGATGTTTTAAAAAAGGGTGGCGTAATAGTATATCCAACGGATACGATTTACGGATTAGGGGCTGATTTGTATAACAAAAAGGCTATGGAAAAAATATTGCGCATTAAAAAACAAACCACCACCAAGCCTTTAAGTTTTATTTTACCAGATTTAAAAGACATCTCTACCTATGCAAATGTTCCTGATTATGCTTATAAAATAATGCGCCGCGTAACACCGGGGCAATATACTTTTGTCTTAAATGCAACCAAAGAGGTTCCAAAACTTTTACTACATAAGCGTAAAACGGTCGGCATTCGTATACCCGATGCTACCTTTGCATTAAAAATTGTTGAAGAATTGGGCCATCCAATATTAAGCACCAGTGTACCGCAGGGAGATGATGAAGGATATCATACTGATCCAATTGAAATTGCTGAGAAATATGGAAATGAAATTGACTTAATTTTGGATGCGGGAGTTATGTTTAATAACCCTTCTACCATTGTAAGCTTTACAGATGATGGACCGGAAATTATCCGGGAAGGCGCAGGAGATATTGAGTCTTTAAATTACTAA
- a CDS encoding biopolymer transporter ExbD translates to MKLTTKKSKKLTLNLTSLIDVLFILIIFFAVSSTFLEQPGIELKLPEAESSESFTTQKIILYIDKDNNLFLNDQLISENTMISEINNLGKLTEEGSIVLKADKEVDHGEIIKIMDMLRKNKLYKLVISTNIPE, encoded by the coding sequence ATGAAGTTAACTACAAAAAAATCGAAAAAGTTAACTTTAAACCTGACATCATTGATTGATGTTTTGTTTATTTTAATAATCTTTTTTGCCGTCTCATCTACATTTTTAGAGCAACCCGGTATTGAGCTTAAACTTCCGGAAGCTGAAAGTTCGGAATCATTTACAACTCAGAAAATTATTTTATATATTGATAAAGACAACAACCTCTTTCTAAATGATCAGCTAATTAGTGAAAACACAATGATCTCCGAGATCAATAATCTTGGTAAATTAACAGAAGAGGGCAGCATTGTTTTAAAGGCCGACAAAGAAGTTGACCACGGAGAAATAATTAAAATTATGGATATGCTGCGAAAGAATAAATTATATAAACTTGTCATTTCCACTAATATTCCGGAATAA
- a CDS encoding MotA/TolQ/ExbB proton channel family protein: MLELFERGGIMMYPLLLASVIALIFIIERAIALRKRKIIIPEIISVVDNFKTEKDIEFAKNVCTKYNGPLPNLINIALENNESPKAEIRELLEDQGRQDIRSLENGLGLLETIAAIAPLMGLLGTVLGMIRVFAVIKEQGVGQTAALSGGISEALLTTVAGLFIGIPVLMAYNYFTSKSESLILDIEKHANTLVQKIHSLKSMD, encoded by the coding sequence ATGCTCGAACTTTTTGAACGCGGCGGTATTATGATGTACCCGCTATTATTGGCCTCTGTTATTGCGCTGATTTTTATTATTGAACGCGCCATAGCTTTACGCAAAAGAAAAATAATCATCCCGGAAATTATTTCTGTTGTAGACAATTTTAAAACTGAAAAAGATATTGAGTTTGCAAAAAATGTCTGTACAAAATACAACGGTCCATTGCCCAATCTTATAAATATTGCCCTGGAAAATAACGAATCACCCAAAGCTGAGATTCGTGAACTTTTGGAAGACCAGGGCCGGCAGGATATCAGGAGCCTGGAAAACGGATTAGGGCTTTTAGAAACTATTGCTGCAATTGCGCCGCTTATGGGTTTACTTGGAACTGTCCTTGGCATGATTCGTGTTTTTGCTGTAATTAAAGAACAGGGGGTCGGACAAACGGCAGCTCTTTCCGGTGGTATTTCTGAAGCTTTATTAACAACAGTAGCCGGTTTATTTATTGGTATCCCGGTTTTGATGGCCTATAATTATTTTACCAGCAAATCTGAAAGCCTGATTCTTGATATTGAAAAACATGCTAATACTCTTGTTCAAAAAATTCATTCATTGAAGTCAATGGATTAA
- a CDS encoding ATP-binding protein: MIKRNLELNSLFELVEQFPVTCILGARQTGKTTLAKQLPFQHYFDLENPRDSAKLDQPQLALENLEGLIAIDEIQRSPKLFQLIRYLVDSNKNQKYLILGSASRDLIRQSSETLAGRIAYFQLGGFRVRDINPNQFSSLWLRGGFPDSFIQNSEKASSRWRKNYITTFLEQDIPQLGIQVPANTLRRFWTMLSHYHGQVLNYAELGRAFGISDMSIRKYIDILEGTFMIRVLQPWFSNLSKRIVKRPKIYFRDSGLFHSLISIETIDQIYEHNKIGASWEGFAIEQACNCIGKDAQEYYFWRTHAGTEVDLFWQDAGKNWAIEFKYSDAPRLTPSMKNAIVDLNLAHLWIIYPGSTEYKIAKNISVIPLQNLKDDWEYL, translated from the coding sequence ATGATTAAAAGAAACTTAGAGCTAAATTCCCTTTTCGAATTAGTAGAACAATTCCCAGTTACATGTATTTTAGGTGCAAGACAAACCGGTAAAACCACGCTTGCAAAGCAGCTTCCATTTCAACATTATTTTGATTTGGAAAACCCACGGGACTCGGCAAAACTTGACCAACCTCAATTAGCTTTAGAAAACTTAGAAGGACTCATCGCAATCGATGAAATCCAACGCAGCCCAAAGCTTTTTCAATTAATACGTTATTTAGTTGATTCAAATAAAAATCAAAAATATCTAATCTTGGGTAGTGCTTCACGTGATTTGATACGGCAAAGCAGTGAAACACTTGCCGGGAGAATCGCATACTTTCAATTAGGTGGCTTTCGGGTTCGCGATATTAATCCCAATCAATTTTCATCATTATGGCTTAGGGGCGGTTTCCCGGACTCTTTTATTCAAAACAGTGAAAAGGCATCATCCCGCTGGCGTAAAAATTATATAACCACCTTCCTTGAACAGGATATCCCACAATTAGGGATTCAAGTTCCGGCAAATACCTTGCGAAGGTTTTGGACAATGTTAAGTCATTATCATGGCCAAGTTTTGAATTATGCCGAATTAGGCCGGGCCTTTGGAATCTCTGACATGAGCATTAGAAAATATATTGATATCCTTGAAGGCACATTTATGATTAGGGTACTGCAACCATGGTTTTCCAATTTAAGCAAACGGATTGTTAAAAGACCAAAGATTTATTTTCGTGATTCAGGACTTTTCCATTCTTTAATATCAATAGAGACTATCGACCAAATATACGAACATAATAAAATTGGTGCCTCATGGGAGGGTTTTGCCATAGAACAAGCATGTAATTGTATTGGAAAAGATGCACAAGAATATTATTTCTGGCGTACTCACGCAGGTACAGAAGTTGATCTCTTTTGGCAGGATGCTGGTAAAAACTGGGCGATAGAATTTAAGTACTCTGATGCTCCTCGTTTAACTCCTTCAATGAAAAACGCAATAGTCGATTTGAACCTGGCACATTTATGGATTATTTATCCTGGAAGCACTGAATACAAGATTGCAAAGAACATTTCCGTTATCCCACTACAAAATCTAAAAGATGATTGGGAATACCTGTAA
- the lhgO gene encoding L-2-hydroxyglutarate oxidase, translated as MNESKIYDIAIIGAGIIGLATALKLSQRANQKIIVIDTEKEVAAHQTGNNSGVIHSGLYYTPGSLKAQNCVNGRNAMYVFCETNQIKHERCGKIVVATNKKELAALKRLYQRGVENKLKGVKRLSAKELREYEPNVSGIAGLLVPETGIVDYKDVCKAYMYHIKNSGNEISLDTKFLKLHKKETLILETTKGSIHTKNIINCAGLYSDRVAKLCGVNPHLKIVPFRGEYYELVPDKHHLVNNLIYPVPDPSFPFLGVHFTRMIHGGVEAGPNAVLAFKREGYIRSDFDFKDFLETLTYPGFLLLAAKYWYTGFGEFYRSYSKKAFVKALQKLIPDLQEEDISPAGAGVRAQALRANGKLVDDFHIEQAKNMVHVLNAPSPAATASLSIGETIAKMAAKNFDL; from the coding sequence ATGAATGAATCTAAAATATATGATATCGCCATAATTGGGGCAGGAATTATAGGGCTTGCAACAGCATTAAAACTTTCCCAAAGGGCAAATCAAAAAATTATAGTAATAGATACAGAAAAAGAGGTTGCCGCACATCAAACAGGGAACAACAGTGGTGTAATCCATTCCGGCCTTTATTATACGCCCGGCTCGTTAAAAGCACAAAATTGTGTTAATGGCCGTAATGCCATGTATGTTTTTTGTGAAACCAACCAGATAAAACACGAACGTTGCGGTAAAATAGTTGTCGCTACAAATAAAAAAGAACTGGCCGCTTTAAAACGTTTATATCAAAGAGGTGTTGAAAATAAACTAAAAGGTGTTAAACGTTTATCTGCCAAAGAGCTTCGGGAATATGAACCAAATGTGAGTGGAATTGCCGGGTTGCTAGTGCCGGAAACAGGTATTGTAGATTACAAAGATGTATGCAAAGCTTACATGTACCACATAAAAAATTCCGGAAATGAAATAAGCCTGGATACAAAGTTTTTAAAGCTGCACAAAAAAGAAACCCTTATCCTGGAAACTACCAAAGGTTCAATCCATACAAAAAACATAATTAATTGCGCCGGATTGTATTCTGACCGTGTTGCAAAATTATGCGGAGTAAACCCTCATTTGAAAATCGTACCGTTTCGTGGTGAGTATTACGAGTTGGTTCCTGATAAACATCATCTTGTAAACAACCTTATTTATCCGGTTCCTGATCCAAGCTTTCCTTTTTTGGGAGTTCATTTTACGCGAATGATCCATGGTGGCGTTGAAGCTGGTCCCAATGCTGTTTTGGCATTTAAGCGTGAAGGATATATACGCAGCGATTTTGATTTTAAGGACTTTTTAGAAACTCTGACATATCCCGGATTTTTATTACTTGCAGCAAAATACTGGTATACCGGTTTTGGTGAGTTTTACAGATCTTATAGTAAAAAAGCATTTGTAAAAGCATTGCAGAAACTTATTCCGGATTTGCAGGAAGAAGACATTTCACCTGCAGGTGCAGGCGTTCGTGCGCAGGCACTTCGTGCAAATGGCAAATTGGTTGATGATTTTCATATCGAGCAGGCAAAAAATATGGTTCACGTTTTAAATGCTCCATCACCAGCAGCAACAGCCTCATTAAGCATTGGTGAAACTATTGCAAAAATGGCAGCGAAAAATTTTGATTTATAA
- a CDS encoding OmpA family protein: protein MRSSIILFLFLSAALLFGQSANDLFDKGNYSSAISAYQRTVDSNPAGYLNLAKSHIALKQFDEAIDALQNYKAKYSSADKTYADKMIALLERDDDFVKIENLGLNVNSAGSEVFPRISQDGNTLYFIASDRTGGVGASDSWYSTKDKNGKWGKGVNFGSPLNTSSNDGLLAISGDDNVAIFFGHYQGTFGGGDLFYTVRQGNGWSDPCNLGATINSDGWESMANLAPDGRTLFFTSSRSGGVGDEDIYVTSLTPNGWTKPANLGSTINTTKKEKYPFLSADGKTLYFSSDGHIGFGGQDLFYSKKLGDSWTSWSEPVNMGKHINTLENDQDLTIPASGVRGYVVKNNLSDGHGKTDIYSFVLPYEMRPEPVFQVYGTVQDDKGNPVAAVIRYQDLDTNEEIARATSNRSDGLYKIALPAHRRYAISIDMKGYLYYSDLLDLRNPDDLLEQQTINQLLSKEVQNIRKAQSRFNELNGELNLLLQKDSKEVSQAFAEYQKLSTQFRDNSRNLNTYVKRAKMEWLSSEDDQRELRKDYVLQPIKVGAKLELKNVYFDFGKASLRPESKNEINKLFDLMNRAGISVEIGGHTDNVGSDQTNLRLSQSRVDEVKKYLVQKGMAQGRVSAVGYGEKHPIATNDTDAGRQANRRVEMKITNIQQREGTDEVKEEIKYDMLALLRHAAIVGGLPEDSPCSNRVASSGKKTETRKTPVKQKTVQVSAPAKELELDDNIYGGWNIHLLNYGFKNADASLGVGIVTADDDLDEYHLEYYFDNPKGVSFMAGLGALYTVQFNDIFNINLNGLFGVDGKFYSVEVLKKDEGRIFVNIPLGFRYIHNFDDLILGYDAIYNINVLKSEEIPNSLSPSNFRVGANVRWKVLQGGLFLNSGDFVDYFGFRAGVAF from the coding sequence ATGAGAAGTTCAATTATTTTATTTCTATTCTTAAGCGCTGCGTTACTTTTTGGGCAAAGTGCAAATGACCTTTTTGACAAGGGAAATTATTCAAGTGCAATATCTGCCTACCAGCGAACGGTTGATTCGAACCCGGCAGGTTACTTGAATCTTGCCAAGTCACACATCGCATTAAAGCAGTTTGACGAAGCAATTGATGCGTTGCAAAATTACAAAGCGAAATATAGCTCGGCAGATAAAACTTATGCGGATAAAATGATTGCCTTGCTGGAAAGAGATGACGACTTTGTAAAAATTGAAAACTTAGGTTTAAATGTGAACTCTGCCGGGAGTGAGGTTTTTCCAAGAATATCTCAGGATGGAAATACACTTTATTTTATTGCATCAGATAGAACCGGAGGAGTTGGTGCAAGTGATTCCTGGTATTCTACTAAAGATAAAAATGGGAAATGGGGCAAAGGTGTAAATTTTGGTTCGCCTTTAAATACATCCAGTAACGACGGTTTACTTGCAATTTCCGGTGACGACAATGTGGCAATATTTTTTGGGCATTACCAGGGTACTTTTGGTGGTGGCGATTTGTTTTACACAGTCCGCCAGGGAAATGGCTGGTCAGATCCATGTAACCTGGGTGCAACAATAAACAGCGATGGCTGGGAGAGCATGGCCAACCTTGCTCCGGATGGCAGGACACTGTTTTTTACTTCCAGCCGTTCGGGCGGTGTTGGAGATGAAGATATTTATGTAACAAGTTTAACCCCAAACGGATGGACAAAACCGGCTAACCTTGGATCTACTATCAACACAACGAAAAAAGAGAAATATCCATTTTTAAGTGCGGATGGCAAAACATTATATTTTTCCAGTGATGGCCATATAGGTTTTGGCGGCCAGGATCTTTTTTATAGTAAAAAGCTTGGAGACTCATGGACCAGTTGGTCTGAACCGGTCAATATGGGAAAACATATTAATACACTGGAAAATGATCAGGATTTAACAATTCCAGCTTCTGGTGTGCGCGGTTATGTCGTTAAAAATAATTTGTCCGATGGCCACGGCAAGACAGATATTTACTCCTTTGTTTTACCTTATGAAATGCGTCCGGAACCGGTTTTCCAAGTATACGGAACGGTTCAGGATGATAAAGGGAATCCTGTTGCAGCAGTTATCCGTTATCAGGATTTGGATACAAATGAAGAAATTGCGCGGGCCACAAGCAACAGAAGTGACGGTTTATACAAGATCGCTTTGCCTGCACATCGCAGGTATGCTATTTCGATTGATATGAAAGGCTATCTTTACTATTCCGATTTACTGGATTTGCGGAATCCGGATGATTTGTTGGAGCAACAGACGATTAATCAATTGTTGTCAAAAGAAGTTCAAAATATCAGGAAGGCCCAATCGCGCTTTAATGAACTGAATGGTGAACTAAACCTGCTTCTCCAGAAAGACAGTAAAGAAGTGTCTCAGGCATTCGCAGAATATCAAAAACTGAGTACTCAGTTCCGGGATAACAGCCGAAACCTGAACACTTATGTTAAAAGGGCAAAAATGGAATGGCTGAGCAGTGAAGATGATCAGCGCGAGTTAAGAAAAGATTATGTTTTGCAGCCGATAAAAGTTGGCGCGAAACTGGAGCTAAAAAATGTGTATTTCGATTTTGGAAAGGCTTCATTGAGACCAGAATCTAAAAATGAAATTAATAAATTGTTTGATTTAATGAACCGCGCAGGAATTAGTGTTGAGATTGGCGGACACACAGATAATGTAGGCAGTGACCAAACAAACTTGCGGCTTTCCCAATCCAGGGTTGATGAAGTTAAAAAATATCTGGTTCAAAAAGGAATGGCGCAGGGGCGGGTTTCAGCCGTTGGTTATGGTGAAAAACATCCTATTGCCACAAATGATACAGATGCTGGCCGTCAGGCAAATCGCCGGGTAGAAATGAAAATTACAAATATCCAGCAACGTGAAGGCACAGATGAAGTTAAAGAAGAAATAAAATATGATATGCTTGCTTTGTTGCGCCATGCGGCGATTGTTGGGGGACTTCCTGAAGATAGCCCTTGCAGCAATAGAGTTGCTTCTTCCGGTAAAAAAACAGAAACAAGAAAAACACCGGTTAAACAAAAAACAGTTCAAGTTTCAGCACCAGCGAAAGAACTGGAATTGGATGATAACATCTATGGCGGTTGGAATATACATCTGCTTAATTATGGATTTAAAAATGCTGATGCATCTCTTGGGGTTGGAATAGTAACAGCGGACGATGACTTGGATGAATATCACCTGGAGTACTATTTTGACAATCCAAAAGGTGTCTCTTTTATGGCTGGGCTCGGTGCGCTTTATACAGTTCAGTTTAATGACATTTTTAATATCAACCTAAACGGTTTGTTTGGTGTGGATGGAAAGTTTTACTCTGTGGAAGTACTTAAAAAAGACGAAGGCCGTATCTTTGTAAATATTCCACTTGGTTTTAGGTATATCCATAATTTTGATGATTTAATTTTGGGGTATGATGCAATTTATAATATAAATGTTTTGAAATCAGAAGAGATTCCAAACAGTTTAAGTCCATCTAATTTTAGAGTAGGCGCAAATGTACGCTGGAAGGTTTTACAAGGAGGATTGTTTTTGAATAGTGGTGATTTTGTGGATTATTTTGGTTTCAGAGCAGGTGTTGCATTCTAA